In the Burkholderia multivorans ATCC BAA-247 genome, TCGGCTCGATCGTCACGGGCCTGCTGCTCGGCGTGATCGAGGGCTTTACGCGCGTGTTCTATCCGGAAGCGTCCGCGACGGTCGTGTTCGTCATCATGGCGATCGTGCTGCTGATCCGCCCGGCCGGCCTGTTCGGCAAGGAAAAATGATGCAGAGAAAAGTGCTCTACGGCGTGCTGCTCGCCGCACTGCTCGTCGCGCCGTTCATCGGCGCGTATCCGGTCTTCGTGATGAAGGTGCTTGCGTTCGCGCTGTTCGCGGCCGCGTTCAACCTGCTGATCGGCTATACGGGGCTGCTGTCGTTCGGCCATGCGATGTTCCTCGCGACGGCCGGCTACGCGACCGGCTACTCGATGCAGACGCTCGGTTTCACGCCCGAGCTCGGCGTGCTGGCCGGCACCGCGATCGCGACGCTGCTCGGCCTCGTCGTCGGCCTGTTCGCGATTCGCCGGCAAGGCATCTATTTCGCGATGATCACGCTCGCGTTCGCGCAGATGGTGTACTTCATCTATCTGCAGGCGCCGTTCACGCACGGCGAGGACGGGCTGCAGGGCGTGCCGCGCGGCCGCCTGTTCGGGCTGCTCGACCTGTCGAACGACCTCGCGCTGTACTACGTCGTGCTCGTCGTGATCGTCGCCGCCTGTGCGTTCATCGTGCGGATCGTGCATTCGCCGTTCGGCCAGGTGCTCGTCGCGATCAAGGAGAACGAGGCGCGCGCGATCTCGCTCGGCTACGACACCGATCGCTTCAAGCTGCTCGCGTTCGTGCTGTCGGCGGGGCTCGCGGGGCTGGCCGGATCGCTGAAGGTGCTCGTGCTCGGCTTCGAGACGCTGTCCGATGCCTACTGGACGATGTCGGGCCTCGTCGTGCTGATGACGCTCGTCGGCGGCATGGGCACGCTGTTCGGGCCGCTGCTCGGCGCGGCGCTGATCGTCGCGCTCGAAGACCGGCTCGGCGACATCGGCG is a window encoding:
- a CDS encoding branched-chain amino acid ABC transporter permease, which encodes MQRKVLYGVLLAALLVAPFIGAYPVFVMKVLAFALFAAAFNLLIGYTGLLSFGHAMFLATAGYATGYSMQTLGFTPELGVLAGTAIATLLGLVVGLFAIRRQGIYFAMITLAFAQMVYFIYLQAPFTHGEDGLQGVPRGRLFGLLDLSNDLALYYVVLVVIVAACAFIVRIVHSPFGQVLVAIKENEARAISLGYDTDRFKLLAFVLSAGLAGLAGSLKVLVLGFETLSDAYWTMSGLVVLMTLVGGMGTLFGPLLGAALIVALEDRLGDIGEWLASTTGIGWFHSLGESATIVTGLIFIACVLAFRRGIVGEMIARIKPLGAS